The DNA window CGCGCGCCAGCAGATCCAGTGCCGCCAGCGTGCCGAACTCGAAATAGGTCAGCGGCAGCCCCGCGCGGGCATGTTCGATCCTCTCGAAGGCGGCCACCAGCTCGGCATCGCCAACCTCCCGGCCATCGATACGGATCCGCTCGTTGTAGCGGATCAGATGCGGCGAGGTATAAGTCCCCACCCGCTGCCCGCTGGTGCGCAACATGGCATCCAGCAACGCCACGGTCGAACCTTTGCCATTGGTGCCTCCCACCGTGATGACTTCGGCCGCCGGACGCGGACGACCCATCCGCTGCCAGACCTCGCGGACACGCCCCAGACCCAGCTCGATACTGTTGGGATGGGTTTGCTGCTGGTAATCCAGCCATTCTGACAAGGTATGGGGCATATCGAATCCGCAGCTGCCTGCCGGCTCGGTCAGCGCCGGCGAAGGATAAAGACCGGAGCGTACGGCCCAGGCCGTTCGCTTGATGGAAGTAGCCGGGCTCGGAAGGGTGCAGGCCGGCCGCGAGGAGGCACGGGACTCAGCGCCAATCGACCCGGATGATGCTGCGCCCCAGCGCCTTTTCGATCTTTTTGCAGACCTGCGGGGTGCCATTGACCACCACGGCCTTGTCCGCCAGCTTCAACATAGGCACATCGTAGGCCGAATCGGTATAGGCCATGGCCGAGCGACGAATACCGGAGGCCGCCAGCGACTCGACCTTCAAAGCCGAAAAATTGTGACGCAAGGTGGTCATGCCCAGCCAACCCGGACGCAACTGCGAAGCCAGTATCTGCAACCCTTCCAGACCCAGCTCGTCCAGGATGCCGGTGACCAGATGCTCTTCGCAGCCGGTAACCACCACGACCTGATCACCACCGACCTGATGCCGCCGCAGCGTCGCCAGCCCCTCCCGGCAGAACAGGCCGGGACGCCGCACCAGCTCGGCGGCGAACACCCGAGCGACCCGTCGGTAGGCCTCCGGGTCCAGACCCAGCAAGCCGAAGCGGATCAGACCGTGAATCGCACGGCGCCGCGAAAACATCGCCGTCAGCAGCAGCAAGGGCGAACAG is part of the Frateuria aurantia DSM 6220 genome and encodes:
- a CDS encoding HAD family hydrolase, with protein sequence MGARIILFDFDGVLIHGDAFTLLVRHFYAKAWWRRALVIGCSPLLLLTAMFSRRRAIHGLIRFGLLGLDPEAYRRVARVFAAELVRRPGLFCREGLATLRRHQVGGDQVVVVTGCEEHLVTGILDELGLEGLQILASQLRPGWLGMTTLRHNFSALKVESLAASGIRRSAMAYTDSAYDVPMLKLADKAVVVNGTPQVCKKIEKALGRSIIRVDWR